The DNA window AGCCCATCCAGAATCCCATCGGCGCCAGAAACCCGCCGGCCCAGATTTCAGCCAGAGAAATCGCCACCCCGGCCCACAGCAGAAAATAATCAACGCCCCCCAGGTTTCTATCAATTGACTGTATCGGTTTAATATCCATCGCTTATCCCGTTTCCTTTAAATTTACCCTAAATCCGATTGTAATCAGCACTAAAATGTTTTCATCAATTTCCAGGCAAGGTTCAGGTATTACGGATGTCATAGCCTGATTGCGGATAAAAATGCAAGGTGAAGATACGAAATTAATTCTGAATCTTCTGATAAGTTTGGTTATTCAGTGTCGGGAACATCGAATCGGAATAAATACAAGATATTGTATGTCTTTTTTATTGACACACAAAATAGAATCTTTTATGCTCCTCTATGAATATGTTAAATATCCCTGAATTTATAGGAGTGGACTTATGTCAAAACTGAGCAAGTTAAAAGAACGGTTGATATCACACCTGCTCCGGAAAGGACTGGAACCGAGCCTCGTGCCGGGGTTCATTCGGTGCCTGGCAATTTCTCTCAAGCTTAACCCCCGGGTGGATATCCCGGAAATCGGTCAACGCATGAATTGCATGGGTTGGGCGGGATCTGAAATCGACGCCGACACATTGGCGCTTGCCACGGCGTATTTTGACGCCCAGGGATTAGAAATTTTGGAAGAAAAACCGGTCCGGTGGTTTGAAAAAAAATTTAAAGCCGCTTAAGAAGTCACCTCGCCGGCAGACCGGAGTTCTGGATCTAAACGGCTGCAGCAAAAAACTTTTTTTCTGCTTTCGCATGAAATCTCAAAGGAGCAAAGAATATGTCTCCCAAAGTTCTTCCTGAACAGAAAATTTCTTTGCAAACCGACACAAGAAACGAAGTGGTCGTCCTGCTGCCCGCTGCATCAGGACGCACCGTCGGCTTCATTGTCGATATCGGCCGGCACGGCATTCCATTCGGCAACGCAGCCGCTGCGAAATATACCGACAAAGAAAATATACTTGACACCCTGATGGATGGATCTTTCCTCCCTTTCGATACCGGCGCGTACAGTGAAATCGAGGATATGGAATTCAGCGATATGTTTTACAGCATGGAAAACAGACTCCGGCGCAGCTTGCAGACCAAAGAATTGACCAGCAGACACCTGTCGGAATTGGAATATTTCATGCTGCATACCAATATGACTGAAAACTGAAATGCAAATTCCCCAGAGTTGAAGCATCCGCACACCGATAAGCAATCCGGCCAAACCGAATCCGTCAGCCTTCGCTTTAAAATTTATTCAATAAATTGATTTTTCATAATTATTTTATTACAATGCCGAAAACAAAAAGATAGGGTCTGCCTTCACATCGTCAGCGAAGCGTTACTGCCGGACCCTTTTTGGGTTACAGGTCCGTTTTATTAATATTGGTACAAGGCATTTCAGATACTGGAGGTGACAGGATGTCCCTTGTAAAATGGGGCCCCTGGGGGAACGATTCAGCGCATAACCATATCAATCGGATTTTTGATGATGCTTTTCCAAAGACCGGTCAGGAAAAGGGACTACCCCCATGCGATTGGAACCCGGTGGTTGATGCGTATGAAATGGACGACGCGATTATCATTGAAGTCGAACTTCCCGGTATCGACAAAAAAGATATCGCCATTAATCTGAAAGACCGGATCCTTTCGATTATCGGACAGCGATTTTTTAATCAGGAAATCAAGGAAGAAAATTTTCATAGCAGGGAAAGATGCTACGGCACGTTTCAGCGGTCCTTTATCCTGCCGGTCTTCGTTAAACCGGAAAATATTAAAGCCGAATTTAAGGACGGCGTCCTTAAAGTTAAAATACCTAAGCCGGAAGAAGAAAAACCGAAGCGGATCCGGATTAAATGAAAAAAACTCTAACCCTCATTGCTGCCGCTGTTATACTGGTCGGCGGCTATTATGTATTCAATCCGTCGCCCAGGATTACAAACTCCTCTCCGGGGGGGTTAAACATCATCTGTTTCGGAGACAGTTTGACCTTCGGCACCGGCTCAACCCCCGGTAAAAACTACCCGGCGCAATTGTCTTTGCTGATCTCAAAACCGGTTATAAATGCAGGGATTCCGGGAGATACCACCACAACGGCCTTAAGCCGGCTTGGGAAAGATGTCTTGACGCAGTCCCCCCGGATTGTCATTATTACCCTTGGCGGCAACGACCTGAAAAACAGGGCTCCCAAACAAACAACCTTTAACAATTTAAAAAAAATCATTGAATCGATACAGCACCAGGGGGCGCTGGTGGTTGTGGGGGGCATCGATATCCCGCTTTGGGGCAGAGGCTTCGGCGATCTCTACAAAAAAGTTTGCAGCGAGACCGGGGCCATCCTGATTCCCAATATTTTTGATGGCATTATGGGAAAGCGCGAATTCATGAGCGACCCGATCCACCCCAATGACAAAGGGTACGCCCTGATGGCCAAAAAATTTCAAAAAGCCGTTAAACCCTACCTGTCCCGATGAAAACCGATTATAATGAACCCATGACAAAAGCTTTTTTCTGGATTAAACATATCTTCATCATCCTGTTGAGCTGTCTGTTTCTGTTGTTTGGCATCCAAATCCTGATTGCCGCGTATAAGCTGGATGACCCGTTTTCGTTCATACTGACTTTTTTTGCCTCAAACTTTATCATCC is part of the Desulfobacterales bacterium genome and encodes:
- a CDS encoding Hsp20/alpha crystallin family protein, encoding MSLVKWGPWGNDSAHNHINRIFDDAFPKTGQEKGLPPCDWNPVVDAYEMDDAIIIEVELPGIDKKDIAINLKDRILSIIGQRFFNQEIKEENFHSRERCYGTFQRSFILPVFVKPENIKAEFKDGVLKVKIPKPEEEKPKRIRIK
- a CDS encoding arylesterase; translated protein: MKKTLTLIAAAVILVGGYYVFNPSPRITNSSPGGLNIICFGDSLTFGTGSTPGKNYPAQLSLLISKPVINAGIPGDTTTTALSRLGKDVLTQSPRIVIITLGGNDLKNRAPKQTTFNNLKKIIESIQHQGALVVVGGIDIPLWGRGFGDLYKKVCSETGAILIPNIFDGIMGKREFMSDPIHPNDKGYALMAKKFQKAVKPYLSR